The genome window CCTCTTCTTTATCAGTTTTATTTACTGCGACTATTATTGGCACATTTGCTGCCTTAGCATGATTTAAAGCCTCTATAGTTTGAGGCATTACACCATCATCTGCAGCTACTACAAGTATTGCTATATCTGTTATTTGTGCACCCCTTGCTCTCATGGAAGTAAAAGCTTCGTGACCAGGTGTGTCTAAGAAAACAACTTTTTTATTATTTACTGTTACAGTCGATGCTCCTATATGTTGTGTTATCCCTCCTGCTTCTTTTTGAGTAACACGAGTTTCTCTTATAGCATCTAATAAAGAAGTCTTCCCATGGTCTACGTGTCCCATAACTGTAACAACTGGAGGCCTAAGCTTTAAGCTCTCCTCAGGATCCTCGCTATCTAAAAAATCGTCGTAAATTGAATTTTCCTGTTCTGTAACTTGCTTGTTTAGTTTTAATTCACAGTTAAATTCTGAGGCAACAATACTTGCTGCATCAAAATCAATTTCTTGGTTTATACCAGCCATAACTCCTAAAGCAATCAATTTAGAGATTACTTGGTTAGAACTTACACCCACCTTCTCAGCTAAATCTTTAACTATAATTTTATTATCTACTTCAATAATCTTAATCTCTTTATTAGTCAATCGTTCCTTATCCTTTTCTTTATTTACCTTAGTATTTTCTTCACGTTTTTTAGTTTTCTTAGGCTTTGAAGAAGAAGCCTTCTTTTCATAAAAATCTTCATTAGTATCATCATAACTTTCTATATCTTCATCTTCGTCTTTTTTACTAGACTCTTCTTTGATATATTCCTTAAGTAGCTCAGCTTCTTCCTTATCCACAGAGCTCATATGGCTTCCAACCTTCACATTTAATTCATCTAACTTATCCATTAATTCTTTAGTTGATATTCCTATTTCTTTTGCTAATTCATATATTCTTATTTTAGTCAAACTATGCACCCCCAATTTATTTACAGGTGGTAATTTTATCTATAATTTTTAATAAAGCTTTTGAAAATGCTTCATCATTTACTGATATCACAGAGGTGAGCCCTTTTCCAATAGACTCCCCAAGTTCTACTTTTTGACCTATTTCAAGGTATCTAATATTTTTTTGATTACATATACTCTGAAATTTAGATTTTGTATTATCTGAAGCATCTGAAGCAATAATTAACAATTTAGACTTTCTTTCTTTTAATGATTGAATACAACCCATCTCACCTGATATTATAAGCCCAGCTTTCCTACCGATACCGAGCATTGATAATAGTTTTTTCATCTACTCTATCTCCTTAAACAAGTCATCATAAATCTTGTCAGGAATTTCAACCTCTAATGCTTTATTCAGTCTTTTGGTTTTTATTGCTTTTTCTAAACAGTCACTAGTTTTGCAGATATAAGCTCCGCGTCCATTTGCTTTTCCTGTTAAATCAACAAATATCTCTCCATCTTTATTTTTAACAATTCTTATTAATTCACGTTTGGGCTTCCCCTCAGAGCAGCCTAAACATTTTCTAAGAGGTATCTTTTTCACCTTCAACTTCTATCACCCCTTAACAAGTATTAATTATCTAATTGTCCTTCGCTTTTTATATCTATTTTCCAGCCAGTTAGTTTTGCTGCAAGTCTAGCATTCTGGCCTTCTTTACCTATAGCTAACGATAATTGATAGTCAGGTACTACAATTAAGGCAGACTTTTCACTTTCATTTACATCAACCTTTATAACTTTAGCAGGGCTTAAACTGTTGGATAAAAACTCCTCAATATCCTTACTCCAATTAATTATATCGATTTTTTCGCCCTTTAACTCAGAAACAATTGCTTTAACCCTAGCACCTTTAAATCCAACACATGCTCCAACAGGATCTACATTTGGGTCTTTAGAATACACTGCAATCTTAGTTCTTGATCCTGCCTCTCTTGAAATACTATAGATATCAACAATTCCTTCTTGTATTTCTGGAACTTCAAGCTCAAAAAGTCTTTTAACAAGACCTGGGTGTGTTCTAGAAAGTAGGATTTGAGGGCCTTTAGTAGTCTTTTTAACTTCTAGAATATATGCCTTTATCCTATCTCCTTGATTGTAAACCTCACCTTGAATTTGCTCGCTTGGAGCCAATATTCCTTCTGTTTTATCTAAGTCTACGTAAACATTGTTTTTGCTAACTCTCTGAACTAATCCGGTTACAATCTCATTTTCTCTGTTGATGAATTCATCAAAGACTATTTCTCTTTCAGCCTCTTTTATTTTTTGCATTACAACCTGCTTTGCAGTTTGAGCAGCTATCCTTCCAAAGTTTCTAGGTGTAATCTCTATATTAACTATATCATTTATATCATACCTTGTGTCTATTTCCTTAGCAGCTTCTAAGCTAATTTCAAGCAAATCGTCTTCTACTGATTCAACCACTGTTTTCTTTGCATATACTTTTACTTCACCATTTTCTTTGTTTATTGCTACCTCAACATTTTGTGAAGAGCCAAAATTCTTTTTATAACCTGAAATAAGAGCTGCTTCTAATGCTTCGAATATTGTGTCTTTGCGAATACCTTTCTCTTTTTCAATTTCTTCAAGGGCCTCTATAAACTCGGCTTTCATATCCCCTTTAACCTCCCTACTAAAATTTAATAGCTAGATTAATCTTTGATATAATCTCTCTATCTATCTGAATCTTTTCTTCTTTTTCATTGATAATTATTATATTTTTATCATCAAAGCTAACTAGTTTGCCAATATACTTTTTCTTGCCATTTAGTTGCTTATACAGACTAATTTCTATATCTTTTCCAAAGCTTCTTTCTAAATCCTTGTTATTTTTA of Proteiniborus sp. DW1 contains these proteins:
- the nusA gene encoding transcription termination factor NusA, whose product is MKAEFIEALEEIEKEKGIRKDTIFEALEAALISGYKKNFGSSQNVEVAINKENGEVKVYAKKTVVESVEDDLLEISLEAAKEIDTRYDINDIVNIEITPRNFGRIAAQTAKQVVMQKIKEAEREIVFDEFINRENEIVTGLVQRVSKNNVYVDLDKTEGILAPSEQIQGEVYNQGDRIKAYILEVKKTTKGPQILLSRTHPGLVKRLFELEVPEIQEGIVDIYSISREAGSRTKIAVYSKDPNVDPVGACVGFKGARVKAIVSELKGEKIDIINWSKDIEEFLSNSLSPAKVIKVDVNESEKSALIVVPDYQLSLAIGKEGQNARLAAKLTGWKIDIKSEGQLDN
- a CDS encoding ribosomal L7Ae/L30e/S12e/Gadd45 family protein, producing MKKLLSMLGIGRKAGLIISGEMGCIQSLKERKSKLLIIASDASDNTKSKFQSICNQKNIRYLEIGQKVELGESIGKGLTSVISVNDEAFSKALLKIIDKITTCK
- a CDS encoding YlxR family protein; the encoded protein is MKVKKIPLRKCLGCSEGKPKRELIRIVKNKDGEIFVDLTGKANGRGAYICKTSDCLEKAIKTKRLNKALEVEIPDKIYDDLFKEIE